In the genome of Felis catus isolate Fca126 chromosome E1, F.catus_Fca126_mat1.0, whole genome shotgun sequence, the window CCCTGTcgcccccctcctccagcccagacACTGGTGAGGGTCGCCCCCGATCTAAGAGGCTGTGGGTGGGAGAGcgagaggaggagcagggaagaggagaggggggtgggaagaACAATCTGGGAGGGGTCATGGAGCTCCTGCTGCCCTTGCCTCTCCCCTGTCCTTGCAGGGCTGAGCGGGGTCTCGTCGCCCTCAGAGCTGTCGGATGGCACATTCTCTGTCACATCAGCTTATTCCAGCGCCCCGGACGGTAGTCCTCCCCCCGCTCCTCTGCCGGCCTCAGAGATTCCGATGGAAGAGACTGTTCCAGGCCAACTCTCCACTGGGGCCCCTGAGGCCCCCCTATTCCTCATGGACTGTGAAACCACCAACTCCCAAAGGCCAGCACCCTCACCGCCTCCTCTCCCACCAACCACCGAAGGGGGGACTGCTCCTGAGGAAGCAGACGGCCCACTGGCCGTGGACGTGATCCCGGTACACTGCTCGTGCTCGTGCTCACGGACGGTAAAGGCTAGAAATGGcacggggtgggggttgggggggcggcaAGACTGAGCAGACGCTGATCATCCCATGAAGCAGAACCTGAGTCTGGCTTCAGTTTGGGAGGAAAGGGCCGTTCACCTTTATTTTGGGACGGGCAAAGCAACCCTCTGCTTAACTCCCGTCAGACCTTGTGACTCAGAAGTCATGAGGTGTCAGAGATCAAAAATTCTAGAGAACAGCCTCAGCTGGAGCTGGGCTGAGAGGTTACCTGCTGGTCCGTGCAGAGATGAGGTTTTGGGGGAAGCAGCCTGACGGAGGGAAGCGGGTGCCGTGTGGAGCAGAGGCTGACAAGCTGGCGCGTCTGGCAGAGATCTGGGGTGGGGACGAGGCTTGCACGGGACAAAAGTGAAGCAAGTCTTGAGACGGGAGTGAACAGAGGAAAGAATCTTCGAACCTAGCAGCGCACTTCTCTGCTAAGACCTGGGGAGGTACCCATCTTGGAGAGGCCAACGGACTAACTGGGTATCTAGTACTAGAAGCACAAAACGCTTAACGTCGGCAACGCGCCGGCTTCACAGCTAGAGCCATCTGGCAGGGTGTCCGGTAGGTGGCAGGCACCGAGctcagggggctgggggctgcaggcACGGCCGAGCCCGTGGGGAGCACACGTTGGTCAGCTGGCATGAGGCCGGGGCCCAGCGGGCAGTTGGCCTGGAAGGACAGGTCCTTCATTTGTTCCACTCCTGCAACGCTGTTCGGAGGAGGTCCATCCCGTCCCGTTTTCCACGCCGTCTCAACACAGGGCCATAAACTCAAGTGGGAGCCTGGCAGCCATATGTAAATAGTGGCCGAGAAGGACTGGGGAGCAGGGACAGCCATCCCCGAGGCCTGTCTGGTGGTGAGGGGAATGACAAGACAGCAAGTGGACGATGGTGACGGCCTTGGCGGGGCAGGAATGTCTGGCGGCTGGGACTGCTCCCGACTCACCGAGCGTCTCCTCTGTGCAGGTGGACATGATCTCACTGGCCAAGCAGATCATTGAAGCCACACCGGAGCGGATTAAACGAGAGGACTTCACGGGGCTGCCCGAGGCTGGAGCACCAATGAGGGAGCGGACAGGGGCCCTGGGGCTCAGCGAGACCATGTCCTGGCTGGCCAGCTACCTGGAGAACGTGGACCATTTCCCCAGCTCAGCCCCGCCCAGGTGACCAGCTCAGGACAGCATGTCCAGATTCGTCAGGGCAAGCAGGGAGCGGGGAGGTCCTTCCCTGGAGCCAGTGCTCCGTTCTGGCCCGGGGCCCCAGCCCCCGAGGAAGAGACTGGTACCGGCTGAGGGGCTCTCAAGTCCCCCTCCGGGCTCTGTGGCTGGACACGCTTCACGGTGGGCCCCAGGAcaccccctctccctgtccctgcaGCGAACTGCCCTTCGAGCGTGGTCGCCTGGCCGTCCCTCCCGCCCCTTCCTGGGCAGAGTTTCTGTCCGCTTCTGCCAGCGGCAAGATGGAGAGCGACTTTGCCCTGCTAACGCTGTCGGATCACGAGCAGCGGGAGCTGTACGAGGCGGCTCGAGTCATCCAGACGGCCTTCCGGAAGTACAAGGTCAGAGGCCGGGGGTCCCGCGAGATGAATCACAGCAGCCCCAGGTCAGGGGACGcggtgggctccaggctggaagtctgaggcTTGGTTCTCGCAGGGCCGGAGGCTGAAGGAGCAGCAGGAGGTGGCGGCTGCAGTGATCCAGCGCTGCTACCGGAAGTACAAGCAGGTGAGCCCTTTCTCCCCTGAAAGCACGCCCCACCCCTGAGCGCCCAGAGCGCCGCGGGAGCCCtaacccccttctctctccacaaGCTGACCTGGATCGCGCTCAAGGTATTAGGCATGAGGTCTGGGTGTGCGCTTGTCCCTGACGAGCCGGCCTCTCCACCAGCGTGTGGATTAGAGACCGGACCCCGCCGAACTTGGGGGCGAACCTCAGGGTGCTGGGGCTCTGTCCCTCCATTTCACCCCCTGTCCCCGCTCCCCGTCCCTGCAGTTTGCGCTGTACAAGAAGATGACCCAGGCGGCCATCCTGATCCAGAGCAAGTTCCGGAGCTACTATGAGCAGAAGCGGTTTCAGCAGAGCCGCCGGGCGGCCGTGCTCATCCAGCAGCACTACCGCTCCTACCGCCGCCGGCCCGCAGGCAGCCTGCCCGCCCGCACCAGGTACGGCCCGCGGACCCCCTCCCcgccttcccctgcctcccctgccagggtccaggggctgggggcgggggcgccggCGGGCCACGTCTGCTCATCGCTCCTTTCTTCCAGCAGGGGCTCCTTTCTCACCAAGAAGCAGGACCAGGCAGCCCGGAAGATCATGAGATTCCTGCGGCGCTGCCGGCACAGGTACCCGCGTCCCGGGCCGCTCCCCGCGCGGCCACCTCCACCGCCCCCCGTCCCGTTCCCATCGGCCGGCATCCTGACCCACTCCCCATCTCCCCGCAGGATGAGGGAACTGAAGCAGAACCAGGAGCTGGAAGGGCTCCCCCAGCCCGGACTGGCCACCTGACCGCCGCGCCGCCTTCCTCACCGCCCCGGGGGCCGCTTCTGGCAGTCTTAACCGAGGCCGGGCCCTCGGCGGGAGGGGAGCCCCCGTCGGCCGCTGTCCCGCTAAGCGGCGGCCGGAACCCTCCCGgggtccccgccccgccccgctggGGCGCGCCCCGTCTCTcggcatccccaccccccccccgggcccGCGCCCCACCTCCCCGCATCTTCAGCCGCGACCTCCGGAGCCCCGCCTGCCCCTGCTCCACGTTTCCCCGCTGCCTGCAcccgccccggccccctcccgacttgccttatttatttgttggaCGCGTCTCTGAATGTATCCGCCTCGGTCCCGCCCCCGCCGCGCGCCCCCGCCCGACTCCGCATGCCGGCGCGCGTCCCCGTCccgggccgccccgcccccgagGGGAGGGGCCTGTACATACTGTAACATACAGAGCAGAGTGAAGAGTCTATTTACGGCGCCGCCGGGAGGGCGGCGCGGCGGGGGCCCCCGGCCGGCTCCACGAGCACTTTCTACTTGTGCATGGGCTTGGTTTCTACGAGTTACCATTAAACATCGCTGCACCAGCCAGCCTCCCGCCTCTGTCTGCGccgcgcgggcgggcgggcggagcCTGGGCGGCGGGGGACAGCGGGCGGGGCGCGGCCGGCGCGGGGCTCTCCGCCTCCGACGTGTTTCCGGCCTTAAAGGCATTTCGCCCTTCCCTTTAAGACGCGCCGCCCCTTCTCAGTCACTCCCAAGATGGCGGACCTACTGGGCTCCATCCTGAGCTCCATGGAGAAGCCACCCAGCCTCGGGGACCAGGAGTCTCGGCGCAAGGCCCGAGGTGAGGACCCCAAATCCGCAACCGCCTTTCTTCGCCCGGTTTTCAGGACCACACTCTCCCCCCTTCGGACGCTGCCGCCGCCTCAACCTTGAAAGACCCCCTCACAGGCCCCTACGGAGACCCCCAGAGTCCCTAAAAGGGCTGCCGGCCCGCCCGCTCTTGTTAGCGGGCGGTGATTGGCTACCTCAAGCCCAGCGCCGCCTCCCGCCTCTTCCCTACTGGCCTTCCGCAGTCCTTGTTTCCAATTCGCCGGCGAGCCCGCCCGTCCGCCGCTGTCGTGCTCTGATTGGCTGgctgcctccagcccctgggcgttcctcgcccgcccgcccgcctcgCCCCGCCCGCGGTTCGGGGGGGGGGCGTGTCCGGCCCGCGAGTCCTGGCAACCCCCAGCCGTATTCCGATTGGGTCCAGGGCACGCCCGTCCGCCATCCCTTCGCCTCTATTGGCCAGCTCCACTAAGAGCTCTGCCCACGAAGTCTTGTCCCACCTTCCTCgggcccaccccgcccccagcgccTCCTATTGGCGGCCGGGTCCTTCGGGTGCCCTGCGCCCCCTCCCCGAGCACCTGCCCTGCCGCGTCCCCGCCGCCCCTCCCTCGAGGTCAGCCTCCCAGCCCCCGGCTGCCGGCGGATCGCGCTAGTGACTGGAGGGACAGGGACGCTCCTGCCCCCGAGCGGCTCCCTGCGGGCGGGCTCCTCCACGCGGGGGCCGGGATCCTGGGGTACCGTCGCGGATCCCGCAGCCCCGAGCGCGCAGGAAATGATCACCCCGCAGTTTGGTAGCCACCTTGCAAAATAATTGTCACGAGGGCAATGACCCAGGGGCCCTGACCCGGTGAGCGGACAGAGCTCGGAGGAGATCGGGGACGTGTGCGAACTGGACACTGGAATTCGTGCTCTCCCTGACTGCCTAGGCGGGGCTCACCAGCGGCAGTTGGTGGACCAGGAAGCTGAAGTGCATAGTGTTAGGTACTCGCTTGAGGTCACAGGGTTACTAAGTGGTAGGGCTTTAAACCTGGCTTTAAACTGGAGTTAAGCCTactcgatttttttttttgccaacatttttttgttttttaacgtttatttttgagagagagagcatgagcggcagaggggcagagagagagggagacagaatctgaagtaggctccaggctctgagctgtcagcacagaacccaactcaaGGCtcaacccacgaaccttgagatcatgacctgagccgaagtcgggcacctAACCGACTGACCCCTCAGGCGCCCCTTGGCCAACATTCTTAACCTTAATCTTAACGCCACTTCCTCAGATGCAGAGGGACCCGTTAGAGAGCTGTCAGTGGTCAAGATAAGATGCACTGATGGCAAAGCCCCTGGGATGAGAGAACGCCTAGCCTGAGCTATCAGGCCCTGGGGCCACGGAGACTGATGGGATGGGAGGTGAGCAGGGCGCCTGCCCTCCAGCAGCCCAGAGTCTGGCCCAAGAGACAAATACAAAGTTACATTATGTGGGTTCTCAGCACCTGCTCTAGTGGCTGTCTGAACCAAATGTGCTTTGGGCCCAGAGGAAGCGGCAACTGTGACTCATGGTGGGTCTCGGTGTGCAAGAGGAGGAGAAGCACTCGAAGCAGAAGGAGCCACAGGTGCAAAGGCCTGGGGTGGCCAGGCAAGCGGGAGGCGGCTCGGGACAGCTGCCGGGATTTGGTCCAAGGAAGTGGAATCAAGGGTGTGAGGGATTTGAGGTGGCCAGAGAGGGGCGGGGGCTCTGAGACCTGAGCTGGGGGAGCTCCTTCGCAGCTCaccttggacttggatgcctgcgctcccagaggaggagggggcctgTCCCTCCAGCGTCATCCTGTCCGTAGAAGTGAGAAGTGGGGGTGTCACAAAATATAGGAAGTTAAATAATTTCCCCTTTCTTGCGTAGACGCTGTGACAGGAAGCTCTTGAAGGCCAGGCCCGAATCCGCTCTCCTGACCTCCCCAGCTGTCTCCCAGTTCCTCGCGTGTCATGggcatgaaataaatgttaatcGGATTCCCCAGCGGGGTTGGGAAACGGGACCTTGCTGTTCCCCCTGCACGGCGGGCTCTTGCAGGGCAAAGCTCGGTCCGTGTCTGTGCCACGGGACCTAGCACAGCACCACATACGGAGAACGTACGAACCGACGCTTGGCAGCAGTCCTCCCGCTCTCCCAGCGGGCCCGGGTCCCCTTGGCAGCCTGACGGACTCTCCCCGCCCGTGCCTCCGCCCCTGGCCTCACGCTGCCCTTTCTGCCCCCAGAGCAGGCTGCCCGCCTGAAGAAGCTACAGgaacaagaaaaacaacagaaggtGGAGTTTCGTAAAAGGGTGAGGACAGTTGGAGGTGTCACAGGCAGCTTCAGGGAGGACCTCGGATAAGTTAGACTCGGAAGGTGGAGGACTCAGGTTTCCCCAGATGTCTCCGGGGAGGAGCCTGGAAGCCAGCGGCGTGGAAGCTGGGAAAGGCGTGGGGAGGCGATGGCCCGATGGCCCGGCTAGGGCGAGGGATGCTGGGGCGGAGCGGCCCTCCCATGCcgtccttctccttctcccaagATGGAGAAAGAGGTGTCCGATTTCATCCAAGACAGCCGGCAGATCAAGAAAAAGTTTCAGCCGATGAACAAGATCGAGAGGAGCATCCTGTGAGTGTCCCCAGCCTGGGCGGCTGGGCGGGGAAGGGCCAGCGGGGACCCGTGAGAAGGGggtgccgcccctcccccccccaccaccaccaccacggtgCCGCACACTCTCCCCTCCGCCCTCCCTTCCCAGACACGATGTGGTGGAGGTGGCTGGCCTGACGTCCTTCTCCTTCGGGGAAGATGATGAGTGTCGCTACGTCATGATCTTCAAGAAGGTGAAAGGCCCGAGCTCCGCGCTCCCCTGTCTCGTCTTCGGCCTGTGTCCGTCCCCCTCTCCGGGGGAGAGGCCTGGGGTGCCTGTGGACCCTTGACCCCGGCATTCCCCTGTCCCCAGGAGTTCGCACCCTCAGATGAAGAGCTGGAGTCCTACCGTCGCGGCGAGGAGTGGGACCCCCAGAAAGCCGAGGAGAAACGCAAGCTGAAGGTGAGCCGCGAGGGGCAGGCCCTGGAGCCTGCGGCCCAGCACCCCGAGTCAGGCCCCCTGAGCGCGGgcctccctctgcacccccaggAGCTGGCCCAGcggcaggaggaggaggcagcccAGCAGGGCCCCGTGGTGGTGAGCCCCGCCAGCGACTACAAAGACAAGTACAGCCACCTCATCGGCAAGGGGGCGGCCAAGGACGCGGCCCACATGCTACAGGCCAACAAGGCCTATGGCTGTGGTGAGGCCCGGCGGggttggggagggcagaagggagggggggAGCGCCGGAcggcaggcaggggagaggctgtgATAACGGGGCTCCCACCCTCCTCGCCCCCCAGTGCCCGTGGCCAACAAGAGGGACACGCGCTCCATCGAAGAGGCCATGAACGAGATCCGGGCCAAGAAGCGGCTGCGGCAGAGCGGGGAAGAGCTGCCACCGACGTCCTAGGCGCCCCAGCAACCGGGGCGGGCCGGGGACAGGGGGACAGGCTGCTGCTATTAGGACCCATCCTGGAGCCCCACCTCCGCACCGCCTCCCGTCCGCGGGCACCGGGCCGGGGAGGCGGGTATGTGACTTGTCACTGTCCGAGCTCGGACCCTCGAGTGGTGTGTGTGCGCTTGCGCGTGAGTGTGCGAGTGTGAATGCACAGGTGGGTATTTAACGTGTATTATTCTCCTTTCTCCTCGGAATTTTCTTCCCCACGGGGCTGGGATTACTTTACACTCAGTAAACACTGTTTGACCCAATGTCTTGGTTTGTCTGAACAGGGAAAGGGGggtcctggggaggaagggaattTTAGGTTGATTAGCGTGACTGCTGTTTGTGTAGACCAAGGATGGCCAGATACTGGCGCTCTCAGGGcaggggggggatgggggagggggtccccAAGAGGTACGATCAGTGGGGCACGCTCCCTGGAGAGTTTTCACACTCTCACTCCCACGCAGCTGCCCCTCGGGGCGGGTCACACCCTcggccccgcccccctcccttcctggaGCTGGTTCCACGTGCCTTCAGTGCCCCTCTGGCTGCGTACACGGcgcccccttccccagcctccttccaAAGTGTgaccccacccccctctcctgccctctggtCCCTGCGGGTGATGcgtctttccttcccttcccgccCTGCCTGTCCGCTCAGAGACCCGCACCTGCTCACTCGCCACAAGGACCACACCGTGTCTATGTTGGCACCAGCGTTTATTTCCCAGGGAGGGGCTTGTGGGCCTAGGTCTGTCCCATGGTGTCTTGTGGGGTCTCAGAGCCTCCAGCTTCTCACTTGGCCTTCGGGTTACGGAACTTGCGTCCGGCAAAGACGGCCTTGTTCCCAAGGGCCTCCTCGATCCTAGAAGGCAGGTGAAGTCAGGGCTGTGCCTTCCTACCCAATGGCCCTCGGCTCCCCTCGTCCAGGCCCCCTGCGCCCACTGCACCCCCATACCTCATGAGCTGGTTGTACTTGGCCAGGCGCTCTGAGCGGCAGGGGGCACCAGTCTTGAtctgaggaagaaaagggaatttgGAGGACTGTGTGAGGCTAGAGAAGCCAGATCCGGCCTGGCCCGGAGGGAGCTTCCCGTGGTGGCGGTCCAACCCAGGGATGGGAACCCAGGGCCCCCAGGAAACTTGGGTCAGACGTTTGGGAGTCGTGAGTACCTGTCCCGTGCAGAGCCCCACCACGAGGTCAGCGATGAACGTGTCCTCGGTCTCCCCGGAGCGGTGGCTCACCATCACCCCCCAGCCGTTGGACTGGGCCAGTTTGCAGCTGGGCGGAGAGCATGCTCGATAAGGCCAACTGACCGGGGCCCCAGAGGGAAAGCCAAGGGCCGGTGGGGCTTCTCCCTTCCGTTTGGGGGAGGAGGCCCTTCGCAGGGAGGGGAATGACTAAGTTcttggggaaggagcagagaaggggcgaCTCTAGACTCTGAGTCTGGGCCCTGGACGCGCCggtgggaaggcaggcaggatctaggagggaggagtgggggcaggaCACGGCGGGGTCACCTGGGCCACGCTCCGGGGTCAGGAGGGTGGGGACGGGGCGGGAACCAGGCAAGGCGGACGTGGCTGGCCAAGCAGAGCTGGGGCGGAGGAAGGCCGCGGGCCCCCGGGGCCGGGAGGCACTCACGCCTGGATGGACTCGGTCACGGAGCCAATCTGGTTGACCTTCAGCAGCAGGCAGTTGCAGGCCTTCTTCTCAACAGCCTGGGCGATCCTCTTGGGGTTGGTGACCGTGAGGTCATCCCCCACGATCTGGATGTTAACCCCCGAGAGGAATGAGGTCCAGGTGGCCCAGTCGTCCTGGTCAAAGGGGTCCTCGATGGAGACCACTGGAAGGGGATGGGAGAAGAACCGGGGTGAAGGTCGGAAGAGTTGGGATGGGGATTTCGACGGGGCTCAGgacagccaggggctggggcaggagccaCAGGACGCGTGGGGGTCTCACCAGGGTAGTTCTTGATGAAATTCTTGTACAGCTCCCCCAGCTTCTCCCCAGTGATGTGCCGCGCGGGGTCATCGGGAGACTTGAAGTCGAGATCGTACTTCCCGTTGCGGTAGAACTCCGACGCCGCCACGTCCATGCCTATCACCACCTTGTCTGGGTAGCCAGCCGCCTGGATGGCCGTCTTCAGCagctccagggctgggggaggggcaagagggcGCCTGAGGCTCCAGGGCGCCCCGTCTCTGCGGCCCCCTCCACTGTGGGGACGCAGGGTCCTGCCCCTCAGAGCTCACACTGACCTTCGTTATTCTCCAGGATGTTGGGCGCGAAGCCGCCCTCGTCGCCCACGTTGGTGGCATCCTTCCCGTACTTGGCCTTGATGACCCCCTTGAGGTGGTGGTAGACCTCGGCGCCAATGCGCATGGCCTCCTTGAAGGAGCTGGCTCCCACGGGCAGGATCATGAACTCCTGCATGGCCAGCTTGTTCCCGGCGTGGGAGCCCCCGTTGATCACGTTGAAGGcctgtgagggggagggggagctcaGCCccgggccaggggctgggagggatcTAGAAGGAATGGGGAGGGTCCAGGTGGAATCCTGGCTCTCCTGATCACCCGCTGAGTGCTCTAGGGGGGAGTACTTTCGCTCCTCAAGGTCTCTTTCCTTGTTGCGGTAAGACAGGGATAACACCTGCTTACCTGCAGGACCTCACACTGAAAATTACAGAAGCGGAACGCAGCGTTCTCAGCGTGCGGCTGCTTCGGGCCGGGTAGTGACGCTGACGTGGTGGTTACCACAGCCGATGCTCCCCGTGTTCTGTGAGCTCAGTTCATGCTCACAGCAGCCCTATCAACTAGGCACTGtgatcatccccatttcacagatgggaagacCGAGGCAGAGAGCGGTGACACACTCTTGCCTGAGACCACACAGCTGGTGAACAGGCAGGAACCTAGCGGCTCGTCTCCAGAGCTGCCCCGTTAATTAACGATAAGTGGCAACGTTATTAGCGAGATAAAATTCAAAGGGTTTCCAGCAACAGGAAATTGGGTTTAATAAGGATcaggggagacagaaagaaatgccGAGATCCTCGCCACGAAGAAGCACTTGATCTGCTCCGGGGGCCTGGGCTGGGACTAGACGCTGGAGCTCTCACTGAGTCTGGCACTGGAATGCGAAGGCGCAGGGTTGTGCCAAGGGAAGGCAGCAGAGGCTTAAGGGAAAGCTTGGAttgtgggaaagagggaggggctgggccgcGGCTGGAGACGTTCCACCGCAGGAAACCGTTTCTTTGGCGCTGGGTCTGGAAGGTAGCCTTTCCAGGGGCAGCTGGTGCCCCCCTCCCTGGGCGGGGCGGCTCAGCCACTGTGGCATCCGGCGAGGGCAGCTGCACTCACAGGCACGGGGAGGACCAAGTCCGGGTTCCCGGCGAGGTCTGCGATGTGCCGGTAGAGCGGGACCCCCTTCTCGGCCGCGCCGGCCTTGCACACAGCCAGCGATATGCCCAGGATGGCATTGGCCCCAAACTTGGCTAGAGGAGGCACGCACAAAGAGACAGTGAGAGCTTCTCCCCCGGCGTCTGGCGTCACCCCAGGAAGAATCTGGAACCCCACACCACTGGGCATCAAGAGCTCGTTAACAGATCTCTCCCCAGCCACCCAAGGTGCTCtgggagcccccaccccagggcaatGTGTCAGCCTCACAGCCGTGTCCACGGCCCGCCAGGCCCGGCAGAGGGCAGGCGTCAGGAAATGCCTGTGCGGTGAATAAAGATCCATCCAGCCACGATGTGCCCCGAAATGTGGGACACAGAGATCACCTAACCGGACCTCAGTTCTGGGgtctctcccatccccccacatcccttccctccccctggaGCTTGACTCACACTTATTTTCAGTCCCATCCAGCTCGATCATAAATTTGTCAACTTTTTCTTGATCCACAACGCTTAGTTTCTGGAAGGACAGGTCAGAGAGGGGAGAACACAGGTCACAAGCGGGAGGCAGTGCGGGCATTTAGGGTGGACAGGACAGGACGGCTGGCCAAGCAGGGCCCCTCACACCTCCCAAGCAGGGGGGGGCTTAGGGAgaggcagctgggggtggggcgcgGTGGGAAGCAGGCAccctcttgccttttccagcagAGCGGGGCCTAGGGTCTTGTTGATGTGTTCCACGGCCTTCAGGACCCCTAGACAGGCCGGAGGAGGGGGTTCAGATCTCTGATGCCAGCAGGCCTCTTCCTGAGGGCTCCAGTGCCCtagccccctcacccccacccccaccccaagggcGTTGCGGGCCCAGTCCTGAAACCACCGCCCACAACAGACGCCTCCAGCGATGGGCCGCCCTCACCTTTCCCTAGGTAGCGGGATTTGTCTCCGTCTCTCAGTTCCAGGGCTTCATAGATGCCCGTAGAAGCTCCGCTGGGCACAGCTGCTCGGAATCGACCTGGGCGGGTTGAATGGGAAGGTCACGTGGGGTCCCAGCCGCACCCAAGGGGCCGAGGCGTCCTCTCTGagcccaggggcagggggcagcgcAGGGGGTGGTTCCCGCTTCTCTGGGAGACAAGGCCTGGGAAGAAGTCCTGGGGGAGGGGATCCCACAAAAAGGAGAGGATGTGGAGCgggacgggggaggggtggggtggggtgggcagagcccGTTGGGGCCTGTGTTACCCTTGGCTGTGTGCAGGTCCACCTCTACGGTGGGGTTGCCCCTGGAGTCCAGGATTTCCCGGGCAAAGATTT includes:
- the SPAG7 gene encoding sperm-associated antigen 7, whose protein sequence is MADLLGSILSSMEKPPSLGDQESRRKAREQAARLKKLQEQEKQQKVEFRKRMEKEVSDFIQDSRQIKKKFQPMNKIERSILHDVVEVAGLTSFSFGEDDECRYVMIFKKEFAPSDEELESYRRGEEWDPQKAEEKRKLKELAQRQEEEAAQQGPVVVSPASDYKDKYSHLIGKGAAKDAAHMLQANKAYGCVPVANKRDTRSIEEAMNEIRAKKRLRQSGEELPPTS
- the ENO3 gene encoding beta-enolase — encoded protein: MAMQKIFAREILDSRGNPTVEVDLHTAKGRFRAAVPSGASTGIYEALELRDGDKSRYLGKGVLKAVEHINKTLGPALLEKKLSVVDQEKVDKFMIELDGTENKSKFGANAILGISLAVCKAGAAEKGVPLYRHIADLAGNPDLVLPVPAFNVINGGSHAGNKLAMQEFMILPVGASSFKEAMRIGAEVYHHLKGVIKAKYGKDATNVGDEGGFAPNILENNEALELLKTAIQAAGYPDKVVIGMDVAASEFYRNGKYDLDFKSPDDPARHITGEKLGELYKNFIKNYPVVSIEDPFDQDDWATWTSFLSGVNIQIVGDDLTVTNPKRIAQAVEKKACNCLLLKVNQIGSVTESIQACKLAQSNGWGVMVSHRSGETEDTFIADLVVGLCTGQIKTGAPCRSERLAKYNQLMRIEEALGNKAVFAGRKFRNPKAK